In Candidatus Hydrogenedentota bacterium, the genomic window AGATTGGAATGCCGTGCCCTATGTAGATGCGAATGAACGAGCAGTAGCAAAGTACCGACTGTATGACTGTGATATCGTCCTCGCAAGAACAGGTGCATCTACAGGATCTAGTATTTATATAAAAAGCCCGCCTCCTGCGGTTTTTGCCTCATATTTAGTCCGCCTGCAGGTAAAGTCCGGGTTTGACCCCCGCTTTGTTGCGTATTATCTGTGGTCACAGCAATTCTGGACGTTCATTCGAGGTGTTCTTGGTGACAAGTCAGCGCAACCAAATGCAAGCGCTTCTACGATGACTAGTGCACCCTTCTGTGCACCTAAAAATAAAGGTGAGCAGCGTGCCATCGCCCGCATTCTCAGCACCTTCGACGACAAGATCGAACTGAACCGAAGAATGAACGCCACCCTCGAGGCGATGGCGCAGGCGATCTTCAAGTCCAGGAACGTGGACATCGACCCGGTGCGGGCAAAGATGGA contains:
- a CDS encoding restriction endonuclease subunit S, with the translated sequence MESEWIKCSLADVCSSIDYGLTASATDQHTGLKFLRITDIVSGHIDWNAVPYVDANERAVAKYRLYDCDIVLARTGASTGSSIYIKSPPPAVFASYLVRLQVKSGFDPRFVAYYLWSQQFWTFIRGVLGDKSAQPNASASTMTSAPFCAPKNKGEQRAIARILSTFDDKIELNRRMNATLEAMAQAIFKSRNVDIDPVRAKM